A stretch of the Capra hircus breed San Clemente chromosome 10, ASM170441v1, whole genome shotgun sequence genome encodes the following:
- the LOC102177801 gene encoding olfactory receptor 4K14-like: MNKRNLSVVSEFMLLGLCQSWNKEVLLLLIFFMLYLIIVSGNIVIMILIITDPHLHSPMYFLLANLSFVDMWLSSVTTPKMITDFVRENKTISFGGCMCQILFVHFVGGGEMVLLVVMAYDRYVAICKPLHYSTIMNLQKCIGLVVTSWTIGFVHAMSQMAVIVQLPFCGPREIDSFFCDIPLVIKLACIDSYNLGILMNADSGVLAMTCFVLLLISYTYILLTVRQSSKAGTSRALSTCTAHITVVVLFFGPCIFIYVWPLSITWVDKFLAVFYSVITPLLNPAIYTLRNKEIKNALKRFRSYYLHSKRNTNA; encoded by the coding sequence atgaataaaagaaatctGTCTGTAGTGTCAGAATTCATGCTTCTGGGACTTTGTCAGTCATGGAATAAGGAAGTCTTACTCTTACTGATATTTTTTATGCTATATTTGATCATTGTATCTGGAAATATTGTCATCATGATCTTAATCATCACTGACCCCCATCTGCATTCCCCCATGTACTTTTTGTTGGCCAACCTGTCCTTTGTTGATATGTGGCTTTCTTCAGTAACTACTCCTAAGATGATTACAGACTTTGTCAGAGAGAACAAGACTATTTCCTTTGGAGGCTGCATGTGCCAGATCCTCTTTGTGCATTTTGTTGGAGGGGGTGAGATGGTGCTATTGGTGGtaatggcctatgaccgctatgtggccatctgcaaacCACTCCACTATTCAACCATAATGAACCTGCAAAAGTGCATTGGGCTTGTGGTGACTTCCTGGACCATTGGCTTTGTGCATGCCATGAGTCAAATGGCTGTGATTGTGCAATTGCCTTTCTGTGGCCCCAGGGAAATTGACAGCTTTTTCTGTGATATACCACTGGTAATCAAGCTTGCCTGCATAGACTCTTATAACTTGGGAATATTAATGAATGCTGACAGTGGGGTTCTGGCCATGACCTGCTTTGTTCTGCTGCTGATATCCTACACATATATTCTTCTTACTGTTCGCCAAAGCTCTAAAGCTGGTACATCTAGGGCACTCTCTACCTGCACTGCCCACATCACAGTGGTGGTGCTCTTCTTTGGGCCTTGCATCTTCATCTATGTGTGGCCACTCAGCATCACCTGGGTGGACAAATTTCTTGCTGTGTTTTACTCTGTTATTACACCTCTCCTAAATCCAGCCATTTATACCCTgagaaataaagagataaaaaatgCTCTGAAGAGATTCAGAAGCTACTACCTACATTCCAAGAGGAATACTAATGCCTAA